The following nucleotide sequence is from Trifolium pratense cultivar HEN17-A07 linkage group LG2, ARS_RC_1.1, whole genome shotgun sequence.
TTTTGTCCATGTAGTTTGCTCTTTCCTCGTATGGATAACATCTTAAGGGgttaacatatatattttaattcatgAACTTGTAATTTTTTCTCAAACTACAAATTTctatctcaatttttttctgCACTAGAATAATAACATGTTATCacattttttcttaattaataacAGTTGCTGCGTATACTTTAAGTCCACAATATAGGGACAATTGTTTGCTTGTTTTGTTTGAAGCTTCATTTTATACTTTGAAACATTTTAAGTTTAGGGTttactggtgccaatttgggtgggctaatttagcttcttcaaaaaaaaaaaaagtttagggTTTGGTGTTCttactaagttttttttataggtaaTTCAAATTTGAGGCAAGTGTAATATATAttcttatcagtttaatatctgATATGTGGCCCATTGGGTCACACGAACCAATTACACCCCTAAACATAATTATCAGTTTAAATTGATGTCAATTACTGTCACTTCAGTATGTATTGTGTTGTGTTCTGATCACCAAAGTGGTTTGGCATATATGGATGGTTGAACCTTCCGTTGACAGTAGTTGTGGCTTGGGTTTCAAAATGAAATTCTCCTGCTGTTAGGTTGTGTGTAAATTCCATTGTAAATCCTAGCTGCGGTTGGTGGTGATTCTTCTTGTTGGTCTTGTGTGGGGATGGTGGTGTGCCTCctctaattttaatttaaacacCACAATAAAGTATGTCTTGTATTCTAAAACTTCATTTGTGCAATGAAGTAGAGATCGTCAGATTGGAAGGCTGCAAATGCATACAAAGATAGTGGACTCATTTACAATGGTAGGGTTGAGGGTATTAATTCTGGAGGCCTGCTGCTTCGGTTTTACTCTCTCATGGGATTTCTCCCGTACCCACAGTTGAGCCCGGTGCATTCATGTAAAGGTATCTACCCATATGTTCTTGCTTAATGTTTAATGGTTTTGGTTTCCATAACCTATGATATTATCCATGCCATTTAGTCACTTAGTTGTGTGGACTGTGGATGTACTTTAGTTGCTACAATTTAGTCATAATAGCGGCTGCAATTGGCATTACTAACTTATTGCAACTTTGATCCTTTTTTGTGCAGAACCAAATAAACCTATCCAAGAAATTGCAAAAGACATGCTTGGTTCCATCTTATCAGTGAaggtatttatattatttaactaatgaataccttttttttttccgtgTGAATACAACACTACATGCCTCTATCTATTAGTCCTGAAACTCCGGTGTAAAAGAACCATGATTCGCTGAAACTTGAAAACTAATTTATATTCTTGTAGTACTAGAGCCATATGATTTGAGCCATTTTCAAGCACTATCTGAACCTTGAAATGTATATCCTTgttatcttttatatttgaaagtatttaGTGCTTCCTGCATCAGTTTGGCATCATAATCAATTGTTTATGCTAAATTaggttataatatttttaaccTGCTTGTTAggtattgtttttaatttctaaatGATGGGAGTTTCTTTTGCCTTTAGGTAATTGATGTAGATGAGGAGTCAAGGAAATTGGTCTTATCTGAAAAGAAAGCTTCCTGGtctaaatattcaaaatatgtCAATTTAGGGGACATTTTTATAGGAAGAGTCTGTTCTGTTGAGGACTATGGTGCTTTTGTTGAGCTGCGCTTCCCTGACGGTAACTACTATGCATAGGCCTCATGTTCATGGTTTACCTTTTCACTTTATCATGGAAAAGTTACAAGTAACATCACAGAATGCTGCAGGTCTTTATCACCTTACTGGACTAATACATATCTCGGAAGTGTCATGGGATCTAGTTCAAGATGTCagagacttcttaacaaaagGCGAGGAAGTTAGGGCCAAAGTTATCAGTGTTGATCGGTGAGGTTCCCAATATTTATGCCTGTTTAAGAATGTTTTAATATCAGTATTGCTGGAAGACTAAAACATGTTTAATATCATTGGGTTAGAGGGCCATTGCCCAATTTTCTTGTATAGTACTCTGGCCATTTTAAAATGAGTGTTATTTAAGGTTTTTACACAGATTAAAAAATGCAATAATGTTGTCAAAATACataatactttttatttttttaaacctATATAgtacttttattaaaataacctTATTATGTGTTTCCCACTATTGTAAATGCAAAATGGAATATAATATTTTGGGAGTAGTGTACATAGTATCAATTGGAGGgtataattgaaaataaaatacattgaaTGACATTCATTTTGAAACAAACTTTCTTTGATGAAGTGGCACTCATTGTGAAATGGAGGGAGTAGTTAGCTATGTTGCTGCCTTCAAATATAGTGAAgctgtgttttgttttttctcgaACCGTCTCTCTTGGTTTCTAAACTGTTGTGTGCATATGACGTCTTACCTTTTATTTACAATAATGAGGCAATGAAGATCGAACTCTAGACTATATGTTTTTGGAGAGTCTAATACCATGTCATTAACTATTCTAAAAACTTAAGTTATTAGGTGGCGATAAATGAATGGATTTTATATCTAACATGCATGATGACTTTTTGCCACATGATCTTGCAGCGTAAAATCAAGGATTACACTGTCAATTAAACAGCTAGAAGACGATCCACTTCTAGAAACTCTGGACAAAGTGATTCCTCAGGTTTGTATAAACTAAATTTATACATATTTAACTATAAACCAGAAATCTACATACATGGGTATCTAAATGTATGTGTGTGTGGATATGTGGCGATGTGACTACCTAACTGTGTGTATGAGCATGCATGTGTCTCTGGACAATTTTGTAACTCCCAAGTTTTATTTGCAGGATGGTTCAGCTGCTCCTGATTCTGTCAGTGATATTATTAAGCCCCTTCCAGGacttgaaacaattcttgaaGAACTACTGCAGGAAGATGGGTATGTTCCAAAATAATCACTGTTTGAAGTATTTAACTACTTGAAATACCCAAAAGCGAAGGGAGAGACAGTAATAATGGGTAAATGGCTAAGGATAAGAAATCCTTATATAGAAAAAAGCGAAGGGAAATGCCAAAGTGGCTAAAAAATGTAAACAGCTACTTAatgtaaaaattgaaatttactaagcaaaaaaaataaaaatacaccaTATCACATTACAAGAGACCCTTGAATGCTGCACAGGAAAGTGTTAACAAATAAGTTCAATGACATGTAAATAAGAATGTTATGATTGCGATGATTAGCCACACAAAGCAACATAAGATTAGGATTTATgtattattaaagaaaaaacagGGGAGACTAAATTGTGAAAAGATGGT
It contains:
- the LOC123908786 gene encoding 30S ribosomal protein S1 isoform X2, whose translation is MGFLPYPQLSPVHSCKEPNKPIQEIAKDMLGSILSVKVIDVDEESRKLVLSEKKASWSKYSKYVNLGDIFIGRVCSVEDYGAFVELRFPDGLYHLTGLIHISEVSWDLVQDVRDFLTKGEEVRAKVISVDRVKSRITLSIKQLEDDPLLETLDKVIPQDGSAAPDSVSDIIKPLPGLETILEELLQEDGIFDARISRQGFEKRVVSQDLQLWLSNAPPMEQRFTLLARAGRQVQEILLKTSLDQEGIKKAIQRVLERVP
- the LOC123908786 gene encoding 30S ribosomal protein S1 isoform X1 — translated: MSIFSATLGSFNAISFLSLSHSHSQHDTFNFFPKFPHKLQYYRHHNHHHNTCSKIMMVSSSSSSNDTQIDEFDTALLQRPFAPNSLDTLRQARRSSDWKAANAYKDSGLIYNGRVEGINSGGLLLRFYSLMGFLPYPQLSPVHSCKEPNKPIQEIAKDMLGSILSVKVIDVDEESRKLVLSEKKASWSKYSKYVNLGDIFIGRVCSVEDYGAFVELRFPDGLYHLTGLIHISEVSWDLVQDVRDFLTKGEEVRAKVISVDRVKSRITLSIKQLEDDPLLETLDKVIPQDGSAAPDSVSDIIKPLPGLETILEELLQEDGIFDARISRQGFEKRVVSQDLQLWLSNAPPMEQRFTLLARAGRQVQEILLKTSLDQEGIKKAIQRVLERVP